AGCTTCTGGAGTTTTGTTCGTTCCTCTGGCGAATCTCCTGTTATTCcatctattattagttttaatggcCACTCCTCAAATGATCCACAAGAGAGAGCTAATATGTTTTCAGCATTCTTTTCTTCTGTTTTCTCGGAGCCCGTAGTTTCACCACCACCATTTAACTTTAATACCAACTCCTCCCTGTCGATGATCTCGTTCTCTGTATTAGAGGTCTTGGAAGTCCTCAGGAAAATTGATGTCAGAAAGGGTGCTGGCCCAGATAATGTATCTCCTTCCTTCTTGCAGCACTGCAGTGACACTCTGGCCCAACCTCTGGCTAAACTATTCAACTTGTCCATTTCAAAAGGAATATATCCTGAAATTCTCAAGATGGGGCATATTGTTCCTATTCATAAAGCGGGCTCTCTATCGAAAGTCGAGAACTACCGTCCTATTACAATCCTATCAGCGGTAGGGAAGGTGTTTGAAATGCTAGTGCTCTCTCGTCTTAAAGCCTTTCTGAAACCCCTAATCTGTCCTAGTCAACATGGCTTCACCACCTCCAGATCTACCGTCACCAACCTAATGATATTCGAAGAGAGTATATTATCTGCACTGGGATCACGTAAACAGCTGGACGGTGCCTTTATTGACTTTGCCAAGGCCTTTGACAAGGTTGACCACTCCATCCTCACCAATAAGTTAGAGGGATATGGAATCAATGGCCCGTTACTCTCCTGGTTCCGCGACTATCTGCTTGGCCGGCACTTAAGGTAAAATTACCTGATGCGCTCTCCCAGGAATTTCTGCAAACTTCCGGTGTACCTCAAGGATCGCTTCTTGGCCCATACCTCTTCATCATTTTCATTAATGACATAACCTCCGTTCTTCTGGTGGATGCTCTACTCTTTGCTGATGATGTGAAGATTTACACCGTGGTCTCCAGCGATGAGGACTTTGCACGTCTACAGACAAGTCTTCATAATGTATTGGATTGGTGCGTTTCCAATAACATGAAGTTAAACTCTTCAAAGTGTTTTGTCATGACCTTTGGTCGTTCGCACAACCTGCACCATTTTCAGTACAGTATTGAGCGGGATCAACCCCTGGGAAGAGTGTCCTCGATAAAGGATCTGGGTGTTACATTTTCATCTGACTTCTCATTCAATGAGCATGTTGACGACCTATGTAGAAGAGCGTACAGGATGCTGGGCTTCATCACTAGGTCAACCCGCGGTATGACAAGTCCCCTTGTCTTGAAGACTCTCTATTCATCCTTTGTGCGTCAACTCCTGGAGTATGCTAGCCCAGTCTGGTCTCCCTACCAGCTGGGTCTTATTGAGAAACTGGAAGCTGTGCAGAGGAAGTTCGTGAGAATGGTGGGCGTTCGACAGGGGCTGCTCTACAGGGAAATCCCTATTGCTGGACTGCAGGCTGATCTTCTTCTCCCTGATCTTCAAGCGAGGCGGTGCGTCGCGGATGTTCTGTTCCTGACGAGACTGGTTAGTGGACAACTGGATTGTCCGATGCTCCTATCACAAGTGGACTTCCGTATTCCCTTGGCAAGGACTCGATCACGCGACTTGTTTAGTAGACGCCATTGCCAGCGTTCCTACGTCTTCCACGGTCCACTCGCCAGAATGGTCAGGCTCGGAAATGGTTTCTGCGACAGGTTCGACGTCTTCAATGATAGGGCAGCAATTATTAGAGGACGTGTGCTGGCTGCTTTCCAGTATACAGTAGAATAGATAGGGGACTTGTTGAGTGATGTGGGCATggcataaatatgtttttcttttttttaagaactaattaatttattcatagcgcTATGTAGTTGTCACTTTTGCCATAATTGTAGCTGTtcgtatttatttacttatatgctttgtgcatttgttatttatttattcattattatatttggcatttgttttgtatgtgtttttcacTCGTTACTGTTAAGGATGGTAGtttgtattgtgaaatgttttatttatttatttatttttttttttttactttgttggtGTTTATGGATCTTGTTAcatgttattcattcttagtttttttttgtattgtcacttatttaaaactattttattaacattgttgttcatttatatatttctttttttgttcttgttatccATTTATAGTTTTCTGCATTGTTACTTTTTATGGATAGTTTGTTTTtgcactgttatttatttctaggttGCTTATCTGCTCaacaattattatcattactgttatatttattataatatatacttattatgtaCACTGTCAATCATGTCTAGGAGTATAGAGTCCAAtcgcatgtttggcttgtccctgtTATGTCTGGGCACTATAATGGTAATTAGCTACCTTGCACTATGTGTACTGTTATAAAGTGATCgttgaccgttgaaaggaaataaaataaactattttccctGCCTTTTATGACTAAGGTGTACGTTTTAATAAGTAACATGCATGAAAATTTTCGTCAAAATCTGTTTATTGGTTTATGtgatttagtataaataaacctCCCAAACCTACGCATTTATAACATCATTAGAATTCAATACGAGAATGTCTTAAACGTTAATGCACCAGAATACTGCAGTTAGGAAAGAGAGAAGGAAgccaagaataaaacaaaattagaactCTTCTTTTCCAGTTGGTATAGCAGCAGTTGGCATCGTTAAAAATAACAAGAACACAAGTACGAGTAGTTTGTGAATTGTAAATTGTGAACTTAAGATCGACAGTCTGATGAAATAGCTTTCAATAAACTTGACGGTTTGAGTAAGGCTGATTCAGCTTATTTTCTCTTTATGTTTGTTTGGAATTTGACTTGTTTTGcagtattaagtttatatttatatgcacatcaataaatcttaattaataataagtatgaCATTTGGAACTAACATTctacaaattttagaaaactcTATAGTTAACTACATCAAATTATTATGCAAAGTTCATAAGAATACGTCATTGATTTTCAAATTAAGGTCCTACTGTTTACATTAATAGTTTAGATGACGCAACTGTTGACGTCTTTGTTAGTAAAGAATTCCTTTCATGCATTGTTTGCTGTACAGAGTCTAGGTTCACAAATCtacaaattaaatagtttatacaatATGCGATCTTGCCTTTTTTGAATATACGAGTATGACTTCTGTACTTTAGAAGTTAAAAACTGAACAATCCACTGTACATTGTTGTGGCCCTTTCATTTTCAATCTGTAAACCTTCACACTCACGTAACTGTTTATTTGGGATTGATGTGTTTTTAGTTACGGAAGTCTGAAGACGTAAGTTTTGAAAACTAAAGATTTCGgaagaaactttttttaatgtagtGATTAACTGAATTGAGTGGTAGATAAAGTGAGTAATTATAATGtccattttacatttataaatatatgtccaccttttattttatattttaattatattaaaacgagatataacttatttaaaactttgaaaaatattattactgtctAGTATAGGACTATCAGAGTTTAGAAATGcctaagttttatttaaatggtatgtaaatctgttatttattaagacttatattggtttttaaatattacttttgattaCACTCCTTTTCTTTGTCGTTTTGACATAACATACGACTATTTACTGTGTATTTGTTCAACcacgttttttataataaattatataacattattcaaataaattactattgTGTTCATATTgcccaaaaattaatttatgtattaaaaattttatgtctatattaaaatatttcccttaatatttttttacgcCAGTTATAATGGAGGGGGAAATGAGAAggtattaaaaggtttaaaaatatgaaattgttctCATTATATTTTTGAGCTTTAACATCTTAAAACCAACCTTTGgacaactaaataaatattagatatattttttcaagcTTGGTAGTATTAAAACTTTGccagacatgtaaataaatattaaatctgatCCAGATAACCATTTAGTATGCAGTCCCTCAAAGTGGTGAATTTCAGCCTATTTatcttgtttattattatgtatgtgtctgaTGATGAGTGTATCTAGCTAGTAACATATCATTCgagaacaaacaaaatatttttatatttttaatcatttagatGGCTCCTCATTTCAACGTCTACCAACACAATAGTAGCTGACGATCGGTTTATGTCTTAAAAAATACCTCTTttccgatttaaaaaaaaactaggttaATTGGTTATACAATGCATACACTACAATCGGTTCTGGTGAATAATATACAATGGTTTTGGTATATAGTCATTTCACATCTCCAGTATATTTCGTTCCTTCATATATGTTCACGCATTTACTTACAAACAAAATCAAATGACATGTTCACGCCTGAGAGATCGAGGGTTATTGATGGTTCCCCACACTTCCACAGCTGATGTGGATAACATTTCCCTCGCGGCTGTGGTACCGCAGCGTGTCGGTTTGTCACAGGTACGATTTATCACGGGAAAGGTTGACGATTACAAAATAGTGTTCGTGTTTGACCTTTAAGTTTCATCGTAAACTCGTCACTTAATGCTTCAAAATGTGTTCCTTAGATATAAAAATAGATGTCAGGTTTGATTTGAGTTATATTCTGTACTGCAATTTCGTATATTAAAGACTAACTGGTAACGTTGACGACATTTAATCCATTATAAATAGTAACGGTATTAAGaacgttttaaaattcattatagtagcccaatatttaaaattattttatttttatttctgtttaagttttcaaagtaaaaattgtaaagaGTTTAGGTGTAGAAACATATATTGCATAGTAACCGAAACGCCTTGACGACCACATTTCATTAAGGAAAGGGTCGACAAAAGAAGCTGGAGGTagttatgaagaaaataaattcctATAAGAACATTCTTACAGTGCAGGTCATCATTAAAATAAGGCAAGTCATAAAAatgtgaagggaacaggattttacggatatttgccatcgttcattgatacaATATAACAAGtaacgtttcaagatctgcaattcGATCACTTCCTCACGTGAATGACTAAATTAGTATATGACTATAATCTAggctaaagtaaacaaaacacaccagagcgttgtgataccTACAGTCAGGACCTACAACAGCCAAGTTGTGTGtatattccatgcacactaaccccaaaacatgcacttaataaaagcaaaatattgattattaaaattgaCCTACAGGAAACAGTCATCAATAGGTCTCCAATATCCGCCCAATGACTTAAAACTGACCAGAGTCCAATTATAAATAGCGATCGTCACGGCAGGAACGACAGGGCGGGAAAAAACTGTGTCAGTTACTTTCTTGagttttcttttttgaaaaatttgcgtATTTTTTACGTTTTGCTCCTATATCATAAAATCTACTATAACTAAACTATTCAAACTGTATCATTGATATAAGTGCTTcttatatctttattatttaaaaaaatatattaaaaactttcgaatttaaaaacttaaaagtatacTATAgttgaatgtttaaatatttctgtaaaggatagtttaaaagttatataagaaCTAAGggatgatattttttaaatttagaactttaTATGTATTCCAAATCATACTTTCTTCAGCTAACATTACCTTCATGCGGAATTCGGACTGCCGTATTTTCTTAATTGAAACTAACAGTCGGAAATATTATCGTCCATCATCGTGTCATCACGAAGGGGAGTCTAACTTGTGAAACTTTACACGTAAGAGTTCCGAAAAAAGCAAACTTTAATGAAGTTGGCCATTTTCGTGGAGGAAGTGAACTTTACTCATTATTGTCAATACGATATCAAAGTGCTGTCCACACTTTTAAAGCCATATCAGGTTTACAGCATCGTTCATCTGGATCACTAAATTGTTCTTGCCAATTTCCGGCCAACATT
The Homalodisca vitripennis isolate AUS2020 chromosome 1, UT_GWSS_2.1, whole genome shotgun sequence DNA segment above includes these coding regions:
- the LOC124353972 gene encoding uncharacterized protein LOC124353972, with product MTFGRSHNLHHFQYSIERDQPLGRVSSIKDLGVTFSSDFSFNEHVDDLCRRAYRMLGFITRSTRGMTSPLVLKTLYSSFVRQLLEYASPVWSPYQLGLIEKLEAVQRKFVRMVGVRQGLLYREIPIAGLQADLLLPDLQARRCVADVLFLTRLVSGQLDCPMLLSQVDFRIPLARTRSRDLFSRRHCQRSYVFHGPLARMVRLGNGFCDRFDVFNDRAAIIRGRVLAAFQYTVE